The following are encoded together in the Desulfococcus multivorans genome:
- the ftsH gene encoding ATP-dependent zinc metalloprotease FtsH, with protein sequence MNPFYKNLALWLVITLMMIMLYNLFNQQNLAETNVSYTEFLGMVNAGEVSEVTIQGQEIVVTDRNRKRFKVYAPEDNDLIRRLENKDVVIKARPPAESPWYMTVLVSWFPMMILIGVWIFFMRQMQSGGGKAMSFGKSRARLMTDQSAKVTFDDVAGIDEAKEELGEIVEFLKDPKKFTRLGGRIPKGVLLMGPPGTGKTLLGRAIAGEAGVPFFSISGSDFVEMFVGVGASRVRDLFLQGKKNAPCIIFIDEIDAVGRHRGAGLGGGHDEREQTLNQLLVEMDGFESNEGVILVSATNRPDVLDPALMRPGRFDRQVVVSLPDVRGREKILKVHMKKTLIANDVDPVTLAKGTPGFSGADLENLVNEAALYAAKRDAEKVAMVDFEEAKDKVYMGLARKSKVIKDEDRKVTAYHEGGHALVARFMPHTSVVNKITIIPRGRAAGVTWFLPEEQDFKYKDQLESELAVAFGGRAAEEIIFKRISTGASNDIKQATEIAQNMIRAWGMSEKLGPLSYAKGEEQVFLGREIAQHRDYSEETARLIDSEVSALINGAYQQARKVLEENMDILHKLAELLLEKETVMGSELNDLILTMRPGIRLPSFHPSPENKDDADDASADESDTLKQKSDTPDDVSDSGNDDPERRGKH encoded by the coding sequence TTGAACCCGTTTTACAAAAATTTGGCTTTGTGGCTGGTCATCACCCTGATGATGATCATGCTCTATAACTTGTTCAATCAACAGAATCTGGCCGAAACCAACGTCAGCTACACCGAATTTTTGGGAATGGTTAATGCGGGCGAGGTTTCGGAAGTGACCATACAGGGACAGGAAATCGTCGTCACGGATAGAAACCGAAAACGTTTCAAGGTCTACGCACCCGAGGACAACGACCTGATCCGCAGGCTGGAAAACAAGGATGTCGTTATCAAGGCCAGGCCTCCGGCTGAATCTCCCTGGTACATGACAGTCCTCGTTTCCTGGTTTCCCATGATGATCCTGATCGGGGTATGGATATTCTTCATGCGCCAGATGCAGTCAGGAGGCGGAAAGGCGATGTCCTTCGGGAAAAGCCGTGCCCGCCTGATGACGGACCAGTCGGCCAAGGTAACCTTCGACGATGTTGCCGGCATTGACGAGGCCAAGGAGGAGTTGGGAGAGATTGTCGAATTCCTTAAGGATCCGAAAAAATTCACTCGACTGGGTGGACGGATCCCCAAAGGCGTTCTGCTTATGGGACCTCCGGGAACAGGCAAAACACTTCTTGGACGGGCCATTGCCGGTGAGGCCGGCGTACCGTTTTTCAGTATCAGTGGATCGGACTTCGTCGAGATGTTCGTGGGTGTAGGGGCCTCCCGCGTTCGGGACCTGTTTCTCCAGGGCAAAAAAAATGCACCCTGCATCATCTTCATCGACGAGATTGACGCCGTAGGGCGACACCGCGGCGCCGGTCTTGGCGGCGGCCATGATGAACGGGAGCAGACCCTTAACCAGCTTCTGGTGGAAATGGACGGTTTCGAGTCCAATGAAGGCGTCATTCTGGTGTCTGCCACCAACCGCCCCGACGTTCTGGATCCGGCTTTGATGCGACCGGGGCGTTTCGACCGTCAGGTGGTGGTCTCCCTTCCGGATGTCAGAGGTCGGGAAAAGATACTCAAAGTACACATGAAAAAAACCCTCATCGCAAACGATGTAGATCCCGTGACCCTCGCCAAGGGCACGCCCGGATTTTCAGGGGCCGATCTGGAAAACCTGGTCAACGAGGCAGCCCTTTACGCTGCCAAACGGGATGCGGAAAAGGTCGCCATGGTCGATTTCGAGGAAGCCAAGGACAAGGTCTACATGGGGCTCGCGCGAAAATCCAAGGTTATCAAGGACGAAGACCGAAAGGTGACGGCCTACCATGAAGGCGGACACGCCCTCGTAGCCCGCTTTATGCCCCATACCAGCGTCGTGAACAAAATTACGATTATTCCCCGCGGTCGGGCCGCGGGCGTGACGTGGTTTCTACCGGAGGAACAAGACTTCAAATACAAGGATCAGCTGGAAAGCGAATTGGCCGTGGCCTTCGGCGGCCGGGCCGCGGAGGAAATTATCTTCAAGCGGATCAGCACGGGAGCCTCCAATGACATCAAACAAGCCACCGAAATAGCCCAGAACATGATTCGGGCCTGGGGGATGAGCGAAAAACTGGGCCCCCTCTCGTACGCCAAGGGAGAAGAGCAGGTTTTCCTCGGTCGGGAGATCGCCCAGCATCGAGACTACTCCGAAGAGACGGCTCGGCTCATTGACAGTGAAGTATCCGCCCTCATCAACGGCGCCTACCAACAAGCACGTAAGGTCCTCGAGGAAAACATGGACATTCTGCATAAGCTTGCGGAACTTTTGTTGGAAAAGGAAACCGTTATGGGATCTGAACTGAACGACCTGATCCTGACGATGCGCCCCGGCATCCGCCTCCCGTCGTTTCATCCTTCACCGGAAAACAAAGACGATGCCGATGACGCCTCTGCCGATGAATCCGACACCCTGAAACAAAAGTCGGACACTCCGGACGATGTGTCCGACTCCGGCAACGATGATCCCGAGCGACGCGGCAAGCATTAG
- the folP gene encoding dihydropteroate synthase produces MKHYTLTLKNRQMELGERTCIMGILNITPNSFSDGGRFFDTETALAHAEQMARSGADIIDIGGESTRPFSDPVSPEEEIKRVVPVIEKLSERIDIPISIDTTKASVARQAIAAGAAVINDISGLRLDPEIAEVAAQYGAPLILMHMKGTPKTMQAHPHYDDLIGEIGEFLENAIAKARAAGVPQNRIIADPGIGFGKTLSHNLCLINRLNAFERLDVPILVGSSRKSFIRSLLRKNDQPDIDPAHPRVETGTQATVAAAILRGAHIVRVHDVENTVVTARIIDAIRNVSDNP; encoded by the coding sequence ATGAAACACTATACGTTAACCCTGAAAAACCGTCAGATGGAATTGGGAGAGCGGACCTGCATTATGGGAATTCTCAACATTACCCCAAATTCCTTCTCTGACGGCGGGCGTTTTTTCGACACTGAAACCGCCTTGGCCCATGCGGAGCAGATGGCCCGTTCAGGGGCCGATATCATCGACATCGGCGGGGAGTCCACCCGGCCTTTTTCCGATCCTGTTTCCCCTGAAGAAGAGATCAAACGGGTTGTACCGGTCATCGAGAAGCTTTCCGAACGCATCGATATCCCCATCTCCATCGACACCACCAAGGCGTCGGTGGCCCGCCAGGCCATTGCAGCCGGAGCCGCCGTCATCAACGATATTTCCGGTCTTCGCCTGGATCCGGAAATTGCCGAGGTTGCGGCACAGTATGGCGCACCCCTGATTCTGATGCACATGAAGGGAACGCCCAAAACCATGCAGGCACATCCGCATTACGACGACCTGATCGGCGAAATCGGGGAGTTTCTCGAAAACGCCATTGCAAAGGCACGAGCCGCCGGTGTTCCCCAAAACCGCATCATCGCCGATCCGGGGATCGGATTCGGAAAGACACTGTCCCACAACCTCTGCCTGATCAACCGTCTGAACGCTTTTGAACGCCTGGATGTACCGATCCTGGTAGGCTCTTCCCGAAAATCTTTTATCCGCAGCCTCCTCAGAAAGAACGATCAGCCGGATATCGATCCGGCCCACCCTCGGGTGGAAACCGGCACCCAGGCCACCGTGGCGGCCGCTATCCTGAGGGGCGCACACATCGTTAGAGTCCACGATGTGGAAAATACCGTCGTTACCGCGAGAATCATCGATGCCATACGAAACGTTTCCGACAACCCATGA
- a CDS encoding tetratricopeptide repeat protein: MTSRKRIGMIIILMIAVMVSCAPGNKVLTNRRAEASRDLGEAYMQEGNYSAALRELLKAEKALPADPFVKNDLGLVYLAKERPETAVNYFKKAIALNPDYAPARNNLGTAYLALKDWDAAIKTLTVLTDDLLYASPHLPLYNLGQAYYNKRNFTTALKYYQEALERNPQFVLAYRGMGQTYMVMNQFPKAIENFEKGLEIAPRFPPLYLNLAEAYQAARNRRAAVETYQKVIALFPHTEYAEAARKRLANEREPI, encoded by the coding sequence ATGACCAGCAGAAAACGGATCGGGATGATCATCATTCTGATGATCGCCGTCATGGTTTCTTGTGCGCCAGGGAACAAGGTGTTGACGAATCGCCGGGCAGAGGCTTCCAGGGATCTGGGAGAGGCCTACATGCAGGAAGGAAACTACTCCGCCGCCCTGAGAGAACTTCTCAAAGCTGAAAAGGCTTTGCCGGCGGACCCTTTTGTCAAGAACGATCTGGGCCTGGTCTATCTCGCCAAGGAACGGCCCGAAACGGCCGTCAACTACTTCAAGAAAGCCATCGCCCTCAATCCTGATTACGCACCGGCACGAAACAACCTCGGTACGGCCTATCTCGCCCTTAAGGACTGGGATGCGGCCATCAAGACGCTGACGGTGCTGACGGATGACCTTCTCTATGCATCCCCCCATCTCCCTCTCTACAACCTGGGCCAAGCCTATTACAACAAGCGGAATTTTACCACGGCCCTCAAATATTATCAGGAGGCTTTGGAGCGAAACCCTCAATTCGTTCTGGCCTATCGCGGTATGGGCCAGACATACATGGTTATGAACCAGTTTCCCAAGGCCATCGAAAACTTTGAAAAGGGTCTGGAGATCGCGCCGCGGTTTCCGCCGCTCTATCTCAATCTTGCCGAGGCTTACCAGGCGGCCCGAAATCGCCGGGCGGCCGTCGAAACATACCAGAAAGTGATCGCCCTCTTCCCCCATACGGAATACGCCGAAGCAGCCCGGAAAAGACTCGCGAACGAACGCGAACCGATATGA
- a CDS encoding trans-sulfuration enzyme family protein encodes MKKLTRETEIVHGIHAEPVTSLDLVPPIHMTSTFKFQDVDQGADLFSGKRDGYIYTRLGNPTVDLLERKIAVLEGGESSAATASGMAAVAAVAMTLAAPGDNFVSCSTVYGGTFALFNTDLARFDIRARFISPRLSGIREEIEQRIDAKTRFLYVETPANPTLDIIDISLWADVAGFHGIPLVVDNTFASPYLQHPLALGADLVIHSATKYLGGHGDLIGGVIVGSDRMIRHIKASYMKHFGPVMSPFNAWLILRGIKTLALRMARHSDSAFTIAERLSSHPRVAAVFYPGLPTHPGHMVARRQMKKYGGMIAFEVRGGIPAGKTVMNTVTLCTLAVSLGDCETLIQHPASMTHAVYSPAERRLAGISDGLIRLSVGLEHPDDIMGDLKQALDGIS; translated from the coding sequence ATGAAAAAACTCACCAGAGAGACGGAAATCGTTCACGGGATTCATGCGGAACCTGTCACGTCCCTTGATCTTGTTCCCCCGATTCATATGACTTCCACCTTCAAATTTCAGGATGTGGATCAGGGTGCCGACCTTTTTTCAGGAAAGCGTGACGGATACATATATACCCGTCTCGGCAATCCTACCGTAGATCTTCTGGAAAGAAAAATCGCTGTCCTTGAAGGTGGGGAGTCTTCGGCAGCCACGGCTTCGGGCATGGCTGCCGTTGCCGCCGTGGCGATGACCCTGGCAGCTCCCGGCGATAATTTTGTCTCCTGCAGCACCGTGTACGGCGGAACCTTCGCGCTGTTCAATACCGACCTGGCGCGGTTCGATATCCGTGCCCGTTTCATTTCACCCCGGCTAAGCGGTATCCGAGAAGAGATCGAGCAGCGAATAGATGCCAAAACCCGATTTCTCTATGTTGAAACTCCCGCAAACCCGACCCTCGACATCATTGACATCTCCTTATGGGCAGACGTGGCCGGGTTTCATGGGATCCCACTCGTCGTCGACAATACGTTCGCCTCGCCTTACCTGCAGCATCCTCTCGCTCTGGGAGCGGACCTGGTGATTCATTCCGCCACGAAATATCTGGGCGGCCACGGGGATCTCATCGGAGGGGTCATTGTGGGAAGCGATCGAATGATTCGGCATATCAAGGCATCCTACATGAAGCATTTCGGACCGGTCATGAGTCCATTCAACGCATGGTTGATCCTGAGAGGGATCAAGACATTGGCCCTCCGGATGGCGCGTCATAGCGACAGCGCTTTCACCATCGCAGAACGTCTCTCTTCTCATCCCCGGGTGGCGGCGGTTTTCTACCCGGGTCTGCCCACCCATCCGGGGCATATGGTTGCCCGGCGGCAGATGAAAAAGTATGGGGGCATGATTGCGTTCGAGGTGCGCGGTGGGATTCCTGCCGGAAAGACGGTGATGAACACCGTAACCTTATGTACTCTTGCGGTGAGCCTGGGGGATTGTGAAACCCTCATCCAACATCCCGCCTCCATGACCCACGCCGTTTATTCCCCGGCAGAGAGACGACTGGCGGGCATCTCGGACGGACTCATCCGTCTATCCGTCGGCCTCGAACACCCCGATGACATCATGGGCGATCTCAAGCAGGCCCTGGACGGTATTTCCTGA
- a CDS encoding vitamin B12-dependent ribonucleotide reductase, whose amino-acid sequence MSISRFLREVIGKMEEETIPLPLIDEMIREKAMLLGYPHVSPLKLDNAMFQNNGPIISGNAKVVLERRYLRKNDQGDPIETPTDMFRRVAHHVAQAEMRYGGSETAAEMEAIFYSMMTEFRFLPNSPTLMNAGRRLGQLAACFVLPVEDSMEGIFDALKHAAIIHKSGGGTGFSFSRLRPKNSRVGTTGGVASGPVSFMKVFNTATEQVKQGGTRRGANMAILRVDHPDILEFIQCKEKDSDLNNFNISVGITDAFMDALKKGSDYDLIDPREKRITKKLSSIEVFDTLVYHAWKNGDPGIVFLDRINRDNPTPALGEIESTNPCGEQPLLPMESCNLGSVNLAKFVMEKEGAAVIDFEGLSQTIYHAIRFLDDVIDMSLYPIPEIERMVKGNRKIGLGVMGFADMLYQLEIPYNSEKGIETAETLMKFFQDTAHDASRALAETRGTFENFEQSVYKDREGCAYRNATTTTIAPTGTLSIIAGCSSGIEPLFALSFTRTIMDNDEMIEVNPVFEATARTRGFYSLELMKMIARKGGIQGLGNIPEDVKRVFVTAHDITPEWHVRMQAAFQKYTDNAVSKTVNLHRNAEVADVIKVYNLAYDLGCKGVTIYRDGSKDRQVLSVNKNETKAKPVVKERPETLEGFTTKIKTGLGDLYVTVTEMDGQPFEVFATIGKSGRSTTAKTEAIGRLISLAFRSGIKVEKVVEQLKGIGGEHPIFQKGGIVRSIPDAISQILEKRYLAGKNNGTHDVANDIMGTSCPECGEPLSFEEGCMLCHFCGYSKCG is encoded by the coding sequence GTGAGTATCAGTCGCTTTCTGCGGGAGGTGATCGGGAAGATGGAAGAGGAAACCATTCCCCTGCCGCTCATCGACGAGATGATCCGGGAAAAAGCCATGTTATTGGGGTATCCGCATGTTTCTCCTTTAAAATTGGATAATGCCATGTTTCAAAACAACGGACCGATAATTTCCGGCAATGCAAAAGTGGTCCTGGAAAGGCGGTATCTGAGGAAAAACGATCAGGGGGATCCCATCGAGACGCCGACGGACATGTTTCGCAGGGTCGCTCATCATGTTGCCCAAGCGGAAATGCGTTACGGCGGTTCTGAGACCGCAGCGGAAATGGAAGCCATCTTCTACAGCATGATGACGGAGTTTCGGTTTCTGCCCAATTCACCCACCCTCATGAACGCCGGCCGCAGGCTCGGACAGTTGGCCGCCTGCTTTGTCCTTCCGGTGGAGGACAGCATGGAAGGGATATTCGATGCACTCAAGCATGCCGCCATCATTCACAAATCGGGCGGCGGCACCGGTTTTTCCTTTTCACGGTTGCGTCCGAAAAACAGTCGTGTGGGAACTACCGGCGGCGTGGCGTCAGGGCCTGTCTCCTTCATGAAGGTTTTCAACACCGCCACGGAACAGGTAAAACAGGGCGGCACCCGGCGGGGCGCTAACATGGCTATCCTTCGGGTCGACCATCCGGATATTCTGGAATTCATCCAATGCAAAGAAAAAGACAGTGATCTCAACAACTTCAACATATCTGTCGGCATTACGGATGCGTTCATGGATGCCCTGAAAAAAGGGTCCGACTATGATCTCATCGATCCTCGGGAAAAGCGGATTACAAAAAAACTCTCAAGCATCGAGGTCTTTGATACCCTCGTTTATCACGCCTGGAAAAATGGTGATCCGGGGATTGTTTTTCTCGATCGGATCAACCGGGACAATCCCACGCCCGCTCTTGGCGAAATCGAAAGCACCAACCCCTGCGGCGAACAGCCTCTGCTGCCTATGGAATCCTGTAATCTGGGTTCTGTCAACCTTGCCAAATTCGTTATGGAGAAAGAGGGCGCAGCCGTCATCGATTTCGAAGGGCTGTCACAAACGATCTACCATGCAATCCGCTTTCTCGACGATGTGATCGACATGTCCCTTTATCCGATACCCGAAATTGAGCGAATGGTCAAAGGCAACCGCAAAATCGGCCTCGGAGTTATGGGGTTTGCCGATATGCTCTACCAGCTGGAAATTCCCTACAACAGCGAAAAGGGCATAGAGACCGCCGAAACCCTGATGAAATTCTTCCAGGACACCGCTCATGATGCGTCGAGGGCGTTGGCCGAGACTCGGGGAACCTTTGAAAACTTCGAGCAAAGCGTTTACAAGGATCGAGAGGGCTGCGCCTATCGGAACGCAACCACGACAACCATAGCCCCCACCGGAACGCTCAGCATCATCGCCGGATGCTCTTCGGGTATCGAACCGCTCTTTGCCCTGAGCTTCACCAGAACCATCATGGACAACGACGAGATGATCGAGGTCAACCCTGTTTTTGAGGCAACGGCCAGGACCAGGGGATTCTACAGTCTCGAACTGATGAAAATGATTGCCCGGAAAGGCGGCATCCAGGGCCTGGGTAATATTCCCGAAGACGTCAAGCGAGTCTTCGTCACGGCTCACGACATCACGCCGGAATGGCATGTCCGCATGCAGGCCGCTTTTCAGAAATACACGGACAACGCCGTTTCGAAAACCGTCAATTTGCATAGGAACGCCGAAGTGGCCGATGTGATAAAGGTCTACAATCTGGCCTACGACCTCGGCTGCAAGGGTGTCACTATCTACCGGGACGGCAGCAAGGACAGACAGGTATTGTCCGTCAACAAAAACGAAACGAAGGCCAAACCCGTCGTCAAGGAGCGACCCGAAACGCTTGAGGGCTTTACAACGAAAATCAAAACCGGGCTGGGTGATCTCTATGTGACGGTTACGGAAATGGATGGACAACCCTTTGAGGTTTTTGCGACCATCGGCAAATCCGGTCGGTCCACCACGGCCAAAACCGAGGCCATCGGCCGTCTGATCTCCCTCGCCTTCAGATCGGGCATCAAGGTGGAAAAGGTGGTGGAACAGCTCAAGGGCATCGGCGGTGAGCATCCTATCTTCCAGAAGGGTGGGATTGTCCGCTCCATCCCCGATGCCATCAGCCAGATTCTGGAGAAGCGCTATCTGGCAGGCAAAAATAACGGGACCCACGATGTCGCCAATGACATCATGGGAACCTCATGCCCCGAATGCGGAGAGCCCCTCAGTTTTGAGGAAGGTTGCATGCTTTGCCACTTCTGTGGTTACAGTAAATGCGGTTAA
- a CDS encoding sulfite exporter TauE/SafE family protein, with protein MCDIGPVNHMEDDLFRKDEMYSIVLLYTAMGAVAGVLAGLLGIGGGLVIVPMLVFCFTWQKMPSDLIMHLALGTSMASIVFTAVSSFWAHHKRGAVHWVVVRRIVLGILVGTFLGTCIAARLSTGFLKGFFVVFLYYVAIQMLTGRKPKGSRQLPGSLGMFGVGSVIGAVSSLVGIGGGTLSVPFMIWCNMTVHHAIGTSAAIGFPIAVAGTAGYIYNGWGASGLPSYALGYVYLPALVGLVCASVITAPLGVRLAHSLPVARLKRIFAVLLLLVATRMLWSIL; from the coding sequence ATGTGTGATATCGGCCCTGTAAACCACATGGAAGACGATCTGTTCAGAAAGGATGAGATGTATTCGATTGTTCTGCTGTATACGGCGATGGGCGCAGTGGCGGGGGTTTTAGCCGGGCTTCTCGGGATCGGCGGGGGCCTGGTCATCGTTCCCATGCTGGTGTTCTGTTTCACCTGGCAGAAGATGCCGAGCGACCTGATAATGCATCTGGCTCTGGGTACCTCCATGGCCAGCATCGTGTTCACGGCGGTGTCGAGTTTCTGGGCGCACCATAAGCGGGGAGCGGTTCACTGGGTAGTCGTTCGACGCATCGTTCTCGGGATTCTCGTCGGCACCTTCCTGGGCACGTGCATCGCCGCTCGCTTGTCCACGGGGTTTCTCAAGGGGTTCTTCGTCGTGTTCCTCTATTATGTGGCGATTCAGATGCTGACGGGCCGAAAGCCCAAGGGCTCCCGACAGCTTCCCGGCAGTCTCGGAATGTTCGGCGTGGGCAGCGTGATCGGTGCTGTATCGAGCCTGGTGGGTATCGGAGGCGGGACGCTGTCCGTTCCGTTCATGATCTGGTGCAATATGACCGTACACCATGCCATCGGGACCTCCGCAGCTATTGGTTTTCCTATCGCTGTTGCCGGAACGGCGGGATACATCTATAACGGTTGGGGAGCTTCCGGCCTTCCTTCATATGCCCTTGGGTATGTCTATCTGCCCGCCCTCGTCGGTTTGGTCTGTGCCAGCGTAATAACCGCGCCCCTGGGGGTCCGACTGGCCCATAGCCTGCCGGTGGCCCGGTTGAAGAGAATCTTCGCTGTCCTGTTGTTGCTGGTGGCGACGCGGATGCTCTGGAGCATTCTCTGA
- a CDS encoding Hsp20/alpha crystallin family protein, with amino-acid sequence MQLVRWNPWNDVRLLGKSLYRMLGDTAFPARYDDSELTNGRWLPAVDVYETDDAYVVKAELPGMKKEDITIDVKDGILTVRGERCSETEVKEKRYHRKERVFGSFQRSFSLPEGVASENITAEFKNGILTVSIPRPEEKKPKQIKVH; translated from the coding sequence ATGCAACTGGTCAGATGGAATCCATGGAACGACGTGAGGCTTTTAGGTAAGAGTCTGTATCGGATGCTCGGCGACACGGCCTTCCCCGCTCGCTACGATGATTCGGAACTGACGAATGGTCGGTGGCTTCCTGCTGTGGATGTGTACGAAACCGATGATGCCTATGTGGTGAAAGCGGAACTGCCCGGTATGAAGAAAGAGGATATCACCATAGACGTAAAGGACGGTATTCTGACCGTGAGAGGTGAGCGATGCAGTGAAACGGAGGTCAAAGAAAAGCGGTATCACCGAAAGGAGCGGGTTTTTGGCAGCTTCCAGCGTTCGTTTTCCCTTCCCGAGGGCGTCGCGTCCGAGAATATTACGGCTGAGTTCAAGAACGGGATACTGACCGTCAGTATTCCAAGACCGGAGGAGAAAAAGCCTAAACAGATCAAGGTGCACTGA